In the Dama dama isolate Ldn47 chromosome 13, ASM3311817v1, whole genome shotgun sequence genome, one interval contains:
- the FOXA1 gene encoding hepatocyte nuclear factor 3-alpha — MLGTVKMEGHESSDWNSYYADTQEAYSSVPVSNMNSGLGTMNSMNTYMTMNSMSTSGNMTPASFNMSYANPGLGAGLSPGAVAGMPGGSAGAMNSMTAGVTAMGTTLSPGGMGAMGAQPAASMNGLGPYAAAMNPCMSPMAYAPSNLGRSRAGGGGGDAKTFKRSYPHAKPPYSYISLITMAIQQAPSKMLTLSEIYQWIMDLFPYYRQNQQRWQNSIRHSLSFNDCFVKVARSPDKPGKGSYWTLHPDSGNMFENGCYLRRQKRFKCEKQPGPGGGSGGGGGPKGGPESRKDPSSAANPSADSPLHRGVHGKAGQLEGAPAPGPAASPQTLDHGAAAATGGASELKTPATSAAPPISSGPGALVSVPPSHPAHALAPHESQLHMKGDPHYSFNHPFSINNLMSSSEQQHKLDFKAYEQALQYSPYGSALPASLPLGGASVATRSPIEPSALEPAYYQGVYSRPVLNTS; from the exons ATGTTAGGGACTGTGAAGATGGAAGGGCACGAGAGCAGCGACTGGAACAGCTACTACGCGGACACACAAGAG GCCTACTCCTCCGTCCCGGTCAGCAACATGAACTCAGGTCTGGGCACCATGAATTCCATGAACACCTACATGACCATGAACAGCATGAGCACGAGTGGCAACATGACCCCGGCTTCGTTCAACATGTCCTACGCAAACCCGGGCCTGGGCGCCGGGCTGAGCCCCGGGGCGGTGGCTGGCATGCCCGGCGGCTCTGCGGGCGCCATGAATAGCATGACGGCGGGCGTGACGGCCATGGGGACGACGCTGAGCCCCGGCGGCATGGGGGCCATGGGCGCGCAGCCGGCGGCCTCCATGAACGGCCTGGGGCCCTACGCGGCCGCCATGAACCCGTGCATGAGCCCCATGGCGTACGCGCCGTCCAACCTGGGCCGCAGCCGCgctggtggcggcggcggcgacgcCAAGACTTTCAAGCGCAGCTACCCTCACGCCAAGCCGCCCTACTCGTACATCTCTCTCATCACCATGGCCATCCAGCAGGCGCCGAGCAAGATGCTCACGCTGAGCGAGATCTATCAGTGGATCATGGACCTCTTCCCCTATTACCGGCAGAACCAGCAGCGCTGGCAGAACTCCATCCGCCACTCGCTGTCCTTCAACGACTGCTTTGTCAAAGTGGCCCGCTCCCCGGACAAGCCGGGCAAGGGTTCCTATTGGACGCTGCACCCGGACTCCGGCAACATGTTCGAGAATGGCTGTTACTTGCGCCGCCAGAAGCGCTTCAAGTGCGAGAAGCAGCCGGGCCCCGGGGGcgggagcggcggcggcggcggccccaaGGGTGGCCCGGAGAGCCGCAAGGACCCCTCGAGCGCTGCCAACCCCAGCGCCGACTCGCCCCTTCATCGCGGCGTGCACGGGAAGGCCGGCCAGCTAGAGGGCGCGCCGGCCCCCGGGCCCGCCGCCAGCCCCCAGACTCTGGACCACGGCGCGGCGGCGGCGACAGGGGGCGCCTCGGAGTTGAAGACTCCAGCCACCTCGGCTGCTCCTCCGATCAGCTCTGGGCCTGGGGCGCTGGTATCTGTGCCCCCCTCCCACCCGGCGCATGCCCTGGCACCCCACGAGTCCCAGCTGCACATGAAAGGGGACCCTCACTACTCCTTCAATCATCCCTTCTCCATCAACAACCTCATGTCCTCCTCGGAGCAGCAGCACAAGTTGGACTTCAAGGCATACGAGCAGGCGCTACAGTACTCGCCCTACGGCAGCGCGTTGCCCGCCAGCTTGCCCCTCGGCGGCGCCTCGGTGGCCACGAGGAGCCCCATTGAGCCCTCAGCCCTGGAGCCCGCCTACTACCAAGGTGTGTATTCCAGACCCGTTCTAAACACTTCTTAG